TTGGGTAAAAAAATGTATTGTTACTAACAAGGCAGTGTATGGAAGACTGCTTAGCTTATAATTATTCCCTCACTCATTTTGATTGCTTTGCTAAAGAAATATTTATTTTCTCAGGCTTAGAAATTAAGAAATCTTACTTGGCACAAGTTGTCAACACACATTGACCTAAGCCTCAAACTTGTCAGTTCGGCAACCCATCTTTAATGTGGGTTGGCAATTTTAAATTAATAATAAGCGCAATTACTGTAAATTGCCTCAGATGTATATAAGCACTTGATATACATTGGTTATTGTGAAATGTTTTGAAATTACGTTACCCTAAAGAGCGGAAATAAAACGAAAAACATTCTTTCGAGAACGATACTTTAATCTATAATTTTCACGTATTTCATAAAATCTACTTCTTTTCTTGGTAAGAAGAAGCCTTTAATACAGTTAGGATTTCTTATACAAATTTGAATATGGCTTTTTTCAAACAATCCCGCTCCTTCAAAAGCTGCACCACCTTCGGTAAAAACTCCTCGGGTAGAATCAAAAATTTTTATACTTGAGTAGCTTTTGGATTGTATTTGTTCTTTAGCTTGCCTTTCAATTTCTGCGTGCATAAACTCAATCACAGAACAATCCAATTCTCTAAAAATTTTATCTTTATGCTTGTCGGACGACAAATCTCTATTAGCTGGTAATGGTTGCCCCGCATTGCTATACAGTGTTTTCATTACGCTATAATAATACTTGAGCGTATTAATATATTCGCTATCCAAAAAGTCGCAGCAATAATTCAATTGAAGTACAGCGCCAATAGCAGCGGGCTTTTTTATTTCGTTTCGCTTTTGTTTATCTTTCGCCCATTGTAATGCACGTTCATAATTATTCTCCCAGAAGTACATACCATTACCAAGCCAATCGTGCGGTTGTTTACTTATTTTAATTTCATTGGGATTGGTCAGCAACTTATCGCGCGTTTCCTCATCGCAACCATGGAAACCGATAATCAAATTAGGGCTGGCGCTATAAAGCATACGTCATTATTGCTTTTTTTTAACAGCTTTTCCAAGGTTTGAATAAGCTTTCGCATATTCGCCATTTTTCTTAAAGATGCCTGCATCCACCAATCTTTGGAATGATTCTTCCTTAGTCATGGTTTTCGCATCTACTATGAGTTTCTTGGCTAAATCATTTATTATTTTTAAATCTTTTCCGCTCATATTGCAAAGGTAATATTATTTAGAATTTAAAAAATCTTTTCCTCGTTAAACAATACGCTCAAAGATAATTTTTTCACAACAACTATGGAACAAATATGTCCTTTTATAATAGGAATTGTCTGCTTGGGTCCTGGATAATAGATTATATTTTTGCCTTTCTTGTTGGGATATTTTTCCAGTATTTTTCCATTAAGCCGATGAAAAAACTCTCTCCGGGAAAAGCGCTAAAGGCCGCCTTGAAAGCAGATAGTTTGTCCCTCGGCTTCTGGCAGTTAGGCATGTATGGCTGGATGGCTATTGCATTTTTTTTAATTTTTAAACAGAGGCTAGAAGCAAATGATGACAGGTTCTGGTGGATGATGCAGATAGGGATGTTGTTGGGGTTTTGCACAGCCTTTCCCATAAACTGGTGGCTGATAAAAAAAGGAATTAAAGAGAAAATGTAGGAAATTAATGGTCGAATTGCTATAGGAATCAAGGGCACCATTTCTATAAATTGAAATAACAAAAAGCTGCTTAAACAAAGATTGGCGCAATAGTGTTATTGAATAACCTTATTAACGGGATTGTCAAAATTCGGATCGAATTAAATTTTAATTAACCGAGCATTTGGGTAAAAAAATGTATTGTTACTAACAAGACAGTGTATGGAAGATTGATTATAGTTTCTTATTCCTTTATTCAATTCTTAGAGATATGTTGAACTGTAATTAAGGAATCACAATAGTTACAAGCCAGAACGACCCAATCCATTTTCGCTTATACATATCCCTTTCTTTTAAAAAACTTTAACGAAAAAAATACCAATGACTAACACTACGGTGTAGGTAAGACCTTTTTTTTCAAGGCAACTTTGCCTAGTTAATCACCGGATAAAGATTTTCTTTCCGGCATTTTAAAACGAAAAAATTCAACCATGTCTTATTCCATTAGCTGGGCGGAATATAGCGTAACCATTTTCCTGTTACTCATCCTCTACTACACCTATGTACTGTTGCGCTTTTTCCCGCCTCATAAAAAAACAAGGCTAGAAAGAGAAATCTTATTACAAAAAGAGTTGCATAAAACAGTAGATACCTAATTACCTAATTTATGCTTCACGGTGTCCCGAAAGCACAGGGTTCAAACAGTTTTAAAGCTGTCTTTATGGCCATCCTTTAAAAAATTATTTCTCAACCATCTATTTTATCATAATGAAAAAAAGAAAAAATACATCTTTAAAAAACAGCAAATGGCAACGCATTCCACTCATTATACTTGGACAATTTCTATTGATACAATCAGGCCTCTATGCACAGGACGGTAATGCGGGTATCAATCAAGCGAATCAGGCCGTCAGAAGTTATTTTGATTCCGGCACCAATTTGATGTATGCTGTAGGTGCACTATTAGGGCTAATTGGAGCCGTGAAAGTTTATCAAAAATGAAACAGTGGCGATCCGGATACAGGTAAGGTGGCCGCTGCTTGGTTTGGCAGTTGTATTTTCTTGGTAGTCGTTGCAACGATCATCAAAAGCTTCTTTGGTGTTTAGTTGTCATGATAATTTCTGAGAAAGTTGCATGTCACTTTAAAAAAATAGATCAACTTATTAAAAGCTTGAAAGTCATCCAAGCTGGGTCCTCCAACCTTGGGCTTTCCGACTTATTGCGCTTAACCATTAAGATAGATTTATCCCTCAATCACTCCTCAAATAAATAGAGCCATGGAACAATTATTAGTAGAAAAGCTACGAACCTATATTACCTACCATAATCCTGATTTACTAATCAAGTTACAATCTCCTAATAGCTTTCA
The Arachidicoccus soli DNA segment above includes these coding regions:
- a CDS encoding DUF4396 domain-containing protein, encoding MSFYNRNCLLGSWIIDYIFAFLVGIFFQYFSIKPMKKLSPGKALKAALKADSLSLGFWQLGMYGWMAIAFFLIFKQRLEANDDRFWWMMQIGMLLGFCTAFPINWWLIKKGIKEKM